The window GGTCCGGCAATGGCAAGATGCAAGGCGATACGGTTGTCGATGCGCTCGCGCCGGGCCGTTATCAGCTGGCCTTCGGCCTGTATCAGCCGGGTTTGCGCATCAATAAGCTCGAAAATGGTGCCCACACCGCTCGCATACTGACGCTCGACGAGTTCGAGCGCGGCCTGCGCTTCTTCCCTGGCGGTTTCCAGTGCAGCAACGCGGTCCGCCAGCAGGCTGTCTGCGGTCAGGGCGTTCTCCACCTCGCGCAAGGCGGTGAGGCTGGTGTTGACGTAGCTGGCGGCCTGCGCGCGGGCCAGAGCGGCGGCACGGTCGCGTTCGGCGCGCAGCGCGCCTGCCCGGAATATCGGCGCAGTGATCGATGCCGTCAGGCTTTCCACCAGCGTGGAAGGCGAAAACAGGTCGGAAATCTCCGTCGTCTGGCCGGAATACGAGCCGATCAGCGATAGGGACGGGTAAAGCGCCTTGCGGGCTGCTTCGGCAGAAAATCCGGCAGCCGCCAGCCGGAACTCGGCAGCGACCACGTCGGGCCTGCGGCTGATCAGCTCTCCGGGTGTCCCCGGCGCAGGCAGCGCGGCGAGCATTGGCAGCTCTGCTCCCGGCGTGACAGAACCATCCGGGTAGGCTCCCAGAAGCGTCTGCAGGCCGCGGGCCGTCTGGCTTTCTGCGCGCTGGCGGATGGAGAGCGTGGCTTGCGAGCTGGCGAGCGCAGATCGCGCCGTGCGCACGTCCGAAGAACGCACCACGCCGCGCACGAAGCGCCGCTCGACGATATCGAGCTGACGCTGGCGGGTGGCGACATCATGTTCGGACAGCTCGCGCTGCAACCGGGCTTCGGTCAGCGCGAACCAGGTGCTGGCGACGCTGGCGGCAATGGAAAGCTCCGCGCCGGCATAGTCTGCTTCGGCGGCCTCGGCGCTCAGCGCACTGGCGCGGGCGAGGTTCGATATCCGGCCCCACACATCAGCCTGCCAGCTGACATCAATTCCTGCCGAGTACACCTCGCCTGCAGGACGGGTGACGGCTGTGGTGCCGAAATCCACCGAAGGCAGGCGCGGCGCCTGGCCGGCGCGTGCCGAAGCTCTGGCGGCTTCTGTATTGGCGCGCGCCGCTGCGAGATCCGGGTTGTTGGCCAGTGCCGTGCCGATAAGGCCGGGCAGGGCCCCGTCGCCCAGTGCGCTTACCCAGTCGGGCTCCTGCGGTCCATGCGCTGCGGGCGCACTGACATAGGTGTCCGGCAGGGCGAGATCCGGGGCGGCAGAGAGGTGCGGCGTGCCTGCGCACGCCACGACGATCAATGAGGAGGAGAGTATGAGGCTATACCGGAGCACCCCGGATTCCTTCTTTTCGTGGTGGTTCAAGATGGGGGCACCCTACTGGCGACTATGCGAATGTCAACAAAAGTTTATCGAAAAACGCTAAAAATATCTCGAATTACAGAAAATTCATCTTGTGACCGCTATCCCGGCTTTCACGCCGCAGCCACATTGAGTCGTCAAAAACCCGTGCTAAGACCGGCAGATGACCAGCGAGAACCCCACCGTCAGAACGCGCACCACGCCGGACCGCCCGCGCCGCCGTGACATCGTCATTACGGCGCTGCTCGCACTTGTGGTTCTGCTGGTTTTGCTGGTTGGCGGTGTGCTGGCGCCGGGCGCCTGGCTGGCCGCATCGCTGGCCTTCTCGGCCCTGGCCTTCATCTACTTCCTGACGGCAGTGACGCGAGCCGCGCCCAAACCATCCGCGCAGATCACCCGTCCGGTGGTTTCCAGCGAGTTGGAAACGGCCAGCGCCATGCTGGAGAAAATCGCTGTTCCGGTTCTGCTGATCGGTCCGGGCGGGCGTATCGAGCGGGCCAACCCGGCGGCGCGCGCCTTTCTTGCCCTGGGCGCTGAAGGCGGGCTGTTATCGACGTCCTTGCGTCAGCCGCGCGTGCTTGAGGCGGTCAGTGCGGCGTTGCGCGGGGAACGCGGAACGGTTGTCGAGTATGCGAGCCTTGCGCCGATAGAAAGCCATGTGCGCGCCTTCGTGGAGCCGCTGCGCATGCCCGTAGCGGGTCCCATGCCGTGGCGCGCCATGCTGGTTCTCGCCGACGAAACCTCGTCCAAGCGGGCAGAGCGCATGCGCGCGGACTTCCTCGCCAATGCCAGTCATGAATTGCGCACCCCTCTGGCCTCCCTGTCCGGCTTTATCGATACGTTGCGCGGGCCTGCCCGTGACGACGAGGAGGCAAGGGACCGCTTCCTGACGATCATGCGCGAGCAGACTGACCGCATGCGCCGCCTGATTGATGACCTGCTTTCGCTCAGCCGCGTTGAAATGAACGAGCATTTGCCGCCCTCGGGCGAGGCAGATCTCGGCGCTATTGTCCGTGATGTCGTTGACAGTCTCCGGCCCATGGCTGATGCGCGTTCCATCAGCTTCGAGCTCTCACTGCCCGAAGCACCAGCAAAAGTGACCGGCGACCGCGATCAGGTTTACGAGGTCGTCGAAAATCTGGTTGAGAACGCGATCAAATACTCGCCAGAAGGCGCTGTCGTTACCATCGAGGCCTTGGACAACTGCGCGCGTGATGTTGCCGAACACACGCCCGAAAGACTGGCCCCGCAGAGCGCCCGCCTGCTGCTGGCTGGTCCGCCCTTTGATCCGCGCCAGCGCTATGGCGTCTTGCGTGTTCGCGATAATGGCGCTGGCATTGACCGGCGCTACCTGCCCCGCCTGTCCGAGCGTTTTTACAGGGTCGACGGGCAGAAGAGCGGCCCGACGGCCGGAACCGGGCTGGGTCTGGCCATCGTCAAGCATATCATTACCCGTCACCGGGGCGGCTTCAGTGTCGAAAGCGCGACAGGCGTCGGCTCGGCCTTCTCGGTATTCCTGCCCAAGCCAGCCGAGGCAGTTGCCGCTGCCAGCGCGCCTTCGCCTGCAACGGAGGCCACCGCACTGGAGGCTGAAACAGAGTAATCCCCCGGCCGGGTCTGGCCTTGTCGCAAAACTGTAACGTGACCGTCATATTTGGGTGATCGATCGGCGCCAGTTTGCGCCGCTAACCGGCGAGCGGGTCAAGCAAACCATTCGCCGGACGAGGTTACAGATGCAATTGTCCCTTATCACGGCACTCGCGCTGCTTGTGCTCACGGCTGTCGGTTTCCTTGCCGGCCGCAGCCGTGCGCTCGCGCTTGCCGATAAGGACGGCGGTCGGCTTCACTCGCTGCCCGGCTATCACGGCTATTATGTTGCCATCTGGGCCGGGCTTCCCGGCTTTGCCTTTCTGGCCTTGTACGCCCTCGCCGGCACAATGATCGTGAACACGATCGTGCTGGGTCAGATGGAGCGTGCCGCACAGCCGTTGCAGGTCCGGTATGAACAGGCGCTCAATGCCGATGAGGTCTGGCCGGTGGCTAATCGCGAGATCGCCCGGCTCGAGGGCGAGATAGCGGCGCTTCGCGGCGAAGCCGAACAGGTCATTGCAGCCGAAGGCGTACAGTCGGATGCGGTAACGGCCTTGCGCGGGCGTCAGGACGAGCTGCAGTTCGCCCAGGACGATGCCCGCTTCACGCGCGATGGCCGCGCGGACGTGATCGCCAGTGAAATATTGCAGGCTGTGCCTGAAGCTGGCGATCATGCGCTGGCCCGTGCCGGGTTTGAGTTTGGCCGGCTCCCGGTTCAGGAGCGCGAGGTGTTTCTGGCCGATGCCCGTGCTTTGGCCTTCGGTGATGGCCTCTCCAGCCGCGACACAGCCGAGCTGCGCGCCACCGCCGATGCGCTGGGCCCGGTTCATTCCGCTATCGCATGGGGTGCAAGCCTTGGCGCGCTGGGGCTCGCTCTGGCCGGGCTGGCGCTGGCCCGCACGCATCTGGCAGCGCGTTTTCGCGCGCGTAACCGCGTCGAGTGGGTTATCTCGGCTGCGCTGGCGCTGGCCTCCCTGATTGCGATCCTGACGACGCTGGGCATTGTCTTTTCGCTCCTGTTTGAAAGCCTGCGCTTCTTTGCGGCCATCGACTGGCGGGTGTTCGACTTCCTGTTCGGTATCCAATGGAGTCCGCAGACGGCGATCCGGCCCGGCCAGATCGGCCAGTCCGGCTCGTTCGGCGCGGTGCCGCTATTTGCTGGTACGGCCCTTATCACGCTGATTGCGATGATGGTGGCGGCGCCGGTCGGGCTTTTTGCCGCCATCTACCTGTCGGAATACGCTGACAGCCGGGTGCGGGCCTGGGCAAAGCCGGCCCTTGAAATTCTCGCAGGCGTGCCGACGGTCGTTTACGGCTTCTTCGCGCTGCTGACGGTTGGCCCGCTCTTGCGCGATTTTGCGCTCTTCCTGGGCTATGAAGACGCCGTAACCCAGAGCGCGCTATCAGCGGGTCTCGTGATGGGCGTGATGATTATCCCGTTCGTGTCCTCGCTGTCGGACGATGTCATCAACGCCGTGCCGCAATCGCTGCGTGATGGCGCCTATGCGATGGGGGCGACCAAGTCGGAGACCATCCGCCACGTCGTCTTCCCCGCAGCTTTGCCCGGCATTGTCGGCGCGTTGCTGCTGGCGGTGTCACGCGCGGTGGGCGAGACCATGATCGTTGTGATGGCGGCCGGTCAGGCGGCCAATCTGACGGCCAATCCGCTGGAATCGGTCACCACCATCACCGTCCAGATCGTGACGCTGCTCACTGGCGACCAGGAGTTCAACAGCCCCAAGACGCTCTCCGCCTTCGCGCTGGGCCTGGTTCTGTTCGTGCTCACCTTGATCCTCAACATCATCGCGCTGCGCGTGGTGCAGAGCTATCGGGAAAAATATGACTGACGCGCCCCGCCAAGCGATAGCGGACGCGGTCCGCCAGCGCCTCGCGCGCCGCCACCGTGCGGAGGGCCGTTTCCGGGCCTTCGGTATTGGTGCCATTGCGCTTGCCATCATTTTTCTGGGCGTGCTGCTTGGCACTATCATGCTGCAGGCCAGTGGCGCTTTCACCAATTATGTCATCACCTTGCCGGTCACGCTGGAACGTGAGGTTGCCGATCCACGCGGCGACATGACCGAGGCATCCCTGAGGCGGGGCAGCTATAACCAGCTTCTCCAGCGCAGCTTGCAGTCTGAATTTCCTGCTGCCTCGTCGCGCGCGGATCTGCGTGAGCTGTTCGGGCTCTATAGCGGCTTGAATGCAGCCTCGGTCATGCGCCGCGTGATTGCCGATCCTTCGCTGGTCGGCACGACAATCCGCGTCACCATGCCGGCCAATCACGAGATAGACCTCTATCTGAAGGGCATTACCGTCGACGAGCACATATCCACGGGCAGTGGCTCGATCCAGGCTGATGCCGTGTCGGGCGATGTCACCCTGTCATCGGATACGCCTGCCTTTGCCAATGCCATTGCGCGCATCCGCCAGCAGGCCACGTCTGATCGCGATGCACTTCTGGACCGTGCTGCCCGCCTGGAAGCCGGCGCAGCAGGTGCCGAGAGCCGTGATGCCCGTGAAGCCGGGCTGGCGGCGGCGCGCCGGGCGCGCGATGAAGCGGAACGCTTTGAAGCGGTAATTGATCCTGAAACCCGGATCACGCTCGGTCCGCGTACCGCCAGCCTGTTGATCCGCCTCAATGGCGGTGTGGTCGCCGTCTCTGCCCTGACACCCGATGGCCGCGAAGCCGAGGGCCGGGTCTTGCTGCCTCTGGAGACCGCCAGCGCGTCCGCAGACTGGAGCGAGTGGGTGATTGAAACCCCGGCGGCTGGCCGGCGCATCACCGACCAGCAGGCTGTCTATGCCCGCGCGCTTGAAGAGCGTGGCATGGTCGCGCGCCGCCTCAATACCAATCTGTTTCTCAACGCCGACAGCCGTGAGCCTGAGCTCGCCGGCGTGATGGGCGCGTTCATCGGTTCAATCCTGACCATGCTCGTCACCATGCTGCTGGCCGTGCCGATTGGTGTCGGCACAGCGATTTATCTGGAAGAATTCGCGCCGAAGAACCGCCTGACCGGCTTTATCGAGGTCAATATCAACAATCTGGCTGCTGTGCCGTCGATCGTGTTCGGCCTTCTGGGGCTGGCCGTGTTCATCAACACGTTCGGCATGCCGCGCTCCGCGCCTCTGGTGGGCGGCTTCGTGCTGGCGCTGATGACCTTGCCGACAGTGATCATTTCTTCGCGCGCGGCGCTGCGTGCGGTTCCGCCCTCCATCCGCGAGGCGGCGCTGGGCATCGGTGCCTCGCGCACCCAGGCGGTGTTCCAGCACGTCCTGCCGCTGGCCATGCCCGGCATACTGACCGGCTCGATCATTGGTCTGGCCCAGGCGCTGGGCGAGACGGCGCCGCTATTGATGATCGGCATGGTGGCCTTTGTCGCAGATGCGCCGTCGCTGGGCCTGTCAGGCCTGACCCAGCCTTCTACCGTGATGCCGGTGCAGGTCTTCTTGTGGTCGGGCGCGTCCGAACGCGCCTTCGAGATGCGGACAGCGGCTGCCATTCTGGTGCTGCTGACGCTGATGATAATTTTCAACGCGGCTGCAATCATCCTGCGCCGCCGTTTCGAACGGAGATGGTGAGATGGCAGATTCTGCTGCCCCCACGCAGACCGGCAAGACGGTCTATCACGCCGCCGAGAGCAGCCATACCGTGAAGGTGGCCGCTTCCGGCGTAGAGGTGTTCTACGCCGACAAGCAGGCGCTGCACGGCATAAACCTGGACATCCAGGACCGCTCGGTCACGGCGTTTATCGGCCCGTCTGGCTGTGGCAAGTCCACCTTCCTGCGCTGCATCAACCGGATGAATGACACGATCGATACCGCGCGTGTCTCCGGCTCCATCCGTATCGATGGCGAGGAAATCAATGACCGCGCCGTTGACCCGGTCCTGCTGCGCGCGCGCGTCGGCATGGTGTTCCAGAAGCCCAACCCGTTTCCCAAGAGCATCTTTGACAATGTGGCCTATGGCCCGCGCATTCATGGCCTCGCCTCCGGCAAGGATGAGCTGGACGCCATAGTGGAGACCTCGCTGAAAAAGGCGGGCCTGTGGGACGAGGTAGCTGACCGCCTCGACCAGCCGGGCAATTCGCTGTCCGGCGGCCAGCAGCAGCGTCTCGTCATCGCACGCGCCATTGCCGTGAACCCGGAAGTGATCCTGATGGATGAGCCATGCTCGGCGCTGGACCCTATCGCGACCGCGCGCATTGAAGAGCTGATCGACGAGCTGCGCGAGAATTACTGCCTCATCATCGTGACCCACTCCATGGCCCAGGCCGCGCGGGTGTCACAGATGACCGCCTTCTTCCATCTGGGGCACCTTGTCGAGTACGGCCCGACAGAAGAGATCTTTACCAACCCGCGTGACCGCCGCACGCAGGACTACATTACCGGCCGCTTTGGATAAGCGGCTGGCCGCCTGACCAGGGAGCGCTTTTGCTCCGCAAAAAGGTAACCGCCATGAACAGCCCGGCACAGCAGGGTCATCACATCGTCAAGGCCTTCTCCGAGGAGCTGGAACAGCTTTCGGCCTCCGTTGCCACCATGGGTGGCCTCGCCGAGAGCATGATCTCCGATGCGATTGACGCCATCATCACCCGCGACAGTGATCTCGCGCTGGAAGTCGTCGAGCGCGACAAGCGCATTGACGCCCTTCAGCACGATGTCGAACGCCAGATCATCCGCCTGCTGGCGCTGCGCCAGCCGCTGGCCTGGGATTTGCGCGTCTGTATCGCCGCGCTGAAAATCTCGGCGGATCTGGAGCGGGTCGGCGACCTGGCCAAGAACATCGCCCGGCGCACGCGCGCGCTCAACGAGGCAGAACCGCTGGCGCTCACGAAGTCCGTCGAGCGCATGGGCCGTCTGGTCCAGCGCCACCTTCATGAAGTGCTGGACGCCTATGTCAGCGGCGAGATCGCCGGCGCTGTCGGGGTCTGGGAGCGCGACGATGATGTGGACGAGCACTATAATGCGCTCTTCCGCGAGCTTCTGACCTGCATGGCTGGCGACCCCCAGCTTATCGGGCCGGGTACGCATCTTCTGTTCATTGCCAAGAATCTCGAGCGGGTGGGCGACCACGCCACCAACATCGCCGAGCTGGTTCACTATGCCGTCACGGGCAGCGAGCTTACGGCCGAACGGCCCAAGGGCACGCCGCTTGAAAGCGGCGCTAGCTAGGGAACACTGCCATGCAACCGCATGTTCTGGTCGTTGAGGATGAAGATGCGCTGGCCGAGCTGCTCCAGTACAATCTGAAGAAGGAAGGCTTCCGCGTCACGGTCGCGGCCGATGGCGAGGAGGCAATGATCCTGGTGGAGGAGCGCCAGCCCGACATCATCCTGCTGGACTGGATGCTGCCGCGCGTGTCGGGCATCGAGGTATGCCGCCGCCTGCGCGGACGCCAGGAAACCCGCAATATCCCGATCATCATGCTGACGGCGCGCGGTGAGGAAGCTGACCGTATCCGCGGGCTCGATACCGGCGCCGACGACTACATCATCAAGCCGTTCCTGATGAACGAGCTGTTTGCCCGTGTCCGCGCCATATTGCGCCGTATCCGTCCGGGCCTTGCCGACGACAAGGTGGTGGTTGGCGAGATCACGATCGACCGGGTGGCCCACCGCGTCTCCCGCGCCGGGCGTGACATCCATCTGGGTCCGACCGAGTTCCGCCTGCTGGATTATTTCATGCAGCATCCGGGGCGCGTATTCTCGCGCGAGCAATTACTCGATGCGGTGTGGGGCTCGGATGTCTATGTCGAGGCGCGTACCGTCGACGTGCATGTCGGCCGGCTGCGCAAGGCGCTCAATGACGGCCATGAGGTCGACCCTATCCGCACGGTGCGCTCAGCCGGTTACGCGCTGAACGCGGAATAGAAAAAAGCCCCGGTGACATCACCGGGGCTTTTCTTTCGAGCGTAAGGACTGCGTTCCTAGAAATTGGCTCTCCGGCCCGACGCCAGGCTGTCCAGCACCGCGCGCGCATCCTCGGACGGCTTGCGCTTGCGCTTGGCCTGGGGCTGGTAGGCCATCTGGGAGTGGGCTTCGCAATAGGCTTGACCGGGCGTGGTCTTGTGGCCGCAGAAGCGGAAGCTTGCGTCAGCCGGGTCGCCGACAGGCCATTTGCACATGCCTTCGCGCAAGGTGAGCACGGTGGCGTAGTCGCCAGACGGCAGCACGTGCGGCTCCACAGGAACGGGGGCGGGTGCCGGAGCGCGGACAATGGCCGGCTCACTGCCATTGGCGGTCTTGGGCTTCGCGCCAGCCGTCGACGGGGTTGCTGCCGTGCGCGGCCTCGGAGCCAGCTTGGGCGTTGCAACGCGCCGCGTGGGACGTGACGGTGCGGCCCGGCCCGAAAGGCCAAGCCGGTGGACCTTGCCGATAACGGCATTGCGGGTTACCCCGCCGAGCTGTTTGGCGATCTGGCTGGCGCTCAGACCGTCAGCCCACAGTTTCTTCAGGGTTTCCACCCGTTCATCAGTCCATGCCATGGCGGTGCGCTCCTCGCCTTATACGCTTCGATATTGGACCCCAAGGGATTGGTAGCGATCTTCCCGCTACACCCTACATCTTGGGGTCAGACACGAAATACAGTATCGGCAGGTGACAGCAGCACAAGATGCGGCGCTGATTCGGACGTGGAAAACTTCCGCCTTGCGCACTCGCATCGCGCCGCCGGACCGTGCTAGAGGACGTGCAACTATCCGTCAAAACGAGGCGAAAAGGGTCCGGTCATGCCAGACACGTCCAGCCAGAGCGATGCCGTGAAGGCCAGCCTCGCCGGGGCCGTGCCGCCGCAGCCGCGCGTGATGGGCGCGGTAAACTGGCTGGGCCTGTGGACACTCTACAAGAAGGAAGTGCGCCGCTTTCTGAAGGTCAGCTTCCAGACGGTTGCAGCCCCTGTCGCCACGACCCTGCTCTACATGATGGTGTTTTCGCTGGCCATTGGTGTCACGCGCGAGGCGCCCGGCGGCTTTCCCTTCGTCGTCTTTCTCGGGCCGGGCCTTATCATGATGGGGCTGTTGAACAACGCGTTTGCCAACTCGTCCTCATCGCTGATCGTCGCGAAGGTGCAAGGCAATACGGTCGATTTCCTGATGCCGCCTTTGTCCGCCGGTGAGCTGGCGGCCGCTTTCATTGGCGGGGCGATCACGCGGGGCGTTCTGGTGGCGGCGGCCTCTGCCGCCGTGATTATTCCCTTCGCCTCTCTTCCCGTTGCCCATTTCTGGGCGATTGCATTCTTCGGAATGGGCGCGGCGGCCATGCTGGGCATGGCGGGCGTGATTGCCGGGGTGTGGGCGGAGAAGTTCGATCACCTTGCGGTCATCACCAATTTCATCATCATGCCGCTGACCTTCCTGTCGGGCACGTTCTATTCGATCTCGATCCTGCCCGAGCCTTTCCAGACCATCAGCCATTTCAACCCGTTCTTCTATCTGATTGACGGCTTCCGCTATGGCTTCATCGGCTATGCCGACGGCAATATCGCCATTGGCGTTGCTGTAACGCTTGTCATCAATGCCGTGCTGGTTGTTGCCTGCTACGGCGTTCTGCGTTCCGGCTGGCGGCTGAGAACCTGATTTTCTTTACCGGAGATAACCGACATGCCCACACCGCTTTTTGACACCTATGCCCCGCCCTCGCAGATATTCGAGCGTGGTGAAGGCGTCTTTCTGATCGAGCGCAGCGGCGACAAATATCTCGACTTCATCTCCGGCATTGCGGTGAATGCGCTGGGCCATGCCCACCCCAAGGCCGTGGCTGCCCTGAAAGCCCAGGCCGACAAGCTCTGGCACACCTCCAACATGTTCACCGTGCCGGGACAGCACGAGCTGGCGGCGAAATACTGCCAGAACAGCTTTGCCGACCGCGTCTTCTTCACCAATTCCGGCACCGAGGCGATTGAGTGCGCGATCAAGACCGCGCGCCACTATCATTTCGTCAATGGCCGGCCGGACCGCTACCGCATCATCACCTTCACCGGCGCCTTTCATGGCCGCACCTATGGCGGCATCAATGCGGGCGGCAATCCGGCCTATCTGGAAGGCTTCGGCCCGCGCATGGAGGGGTTTGACTCCGTTCCCTTCGGCGATCACGACGCCGTAAAAGCCGCCATCACCGAAGAAACCGCCGCCATCCTGGTCGAGCCCGTACAGGGCGAGGGCGGCGTACGCGCTTTGCCGGATGTGTGCCTGCGGGGTTTGCGCCAGCTATGCGATGAGCACGGGCTTTTGCTGATCTATGACGAGGTGCAGTGCGGGGCAGGCCGTACCGGCAAGCTCTGGGCGCATGAATGGGCGGGCCGCGCCGCGCCGGACATCATGGCGGTCGCCAAAGGGGTCGGCGGCGGCTTCCCGATGGGGGCCTGCCTTACGACCGAGGCGGCAGGCGCGCACATGGTCGTCGGCACGCATGGCTCCACCTTTGGCGGCAATCCGCTGGCCATGGCCGTTGGCAATGTCGTCTATGACGAGCTGACCGCGCCGGGCTTCCTGGAGCACGTGGTGGACATGTCCAATTTCCTGCACCAGCAACTGCATGGGCTGGCCGATACGCATTCAGCCAAGGTTGAAGAGGTGCGCGGCAAGGGTCTGCTCGTCGGTCTGAAGCTGAAGACCGGCTATGTGAACAAGACACTGGCAAAGCATGCGCGCGATAACCATCTGCTGATCGGAGCGGCCGGAGACAATGTGGCCCGTATGGCCCCGCCGCTGATCATTGAAGAAGCTCACGCCCGTCAGGCGGTAGAGGCGCTGGATAAGGCCCTCACTGCGCTTGAGCAGGGCTGATACCGCACAGCAAGGCTAACCATGGACGAGAACAAGGGTGTATCTGGCCCGGACACGCTGGGTCAGGACGATGACGTAGTAGCCGCATTCCAGCTGGATGCCCGGCCCGTTTCGGGCCGCGTGGTGCGGCTCGGCCCGGTCATTGACGAGATACTCTCCGCGCATGACCTGCCCGTGCCGGTGGCGGCGCTGCTGGGTGAAGCCGTCCTGCTGGCAGTGCTGATCGGGGATTCCCTCAAATTTCAAGGCCGCCTCATCGTGCAGGCCAGCGGTGCCAACACCAATCCCGGCGGTCTGGGCGGCGAGGGCGCTGTCAGCTTCGTGGTCGCGGACTATGCCGTAGGCGAGGGCGTGCGCGGCTTTGCCCGCTATGATGCGGAGCGCGTCGCCGCGCTGCAGGCCGAACACGGCCCGCGCCCCGGCGCCGAGCGCCTGCTGGGTTCGGGTGCCTTTGCGATGACGATTGACCAGGGTTCGGACATGGACCGCTATCAGGGCGTGGTGGCGCTGGATGGTCCTTCGCTGGCGGCCTGCGCAGAACACTATTTTGCGCAGTCCGAGCAGGTGCCCACCCGCATCCGTCTGGCCGTTGGTCAGGAAATGCTCCCCGGCGGAGACATGCGCTGGCGTGCGGGCGGGGCGATCCTGCAGCGCATTGCCGGTGATGATGCGCGCGGCCATGACGCCCATGACTTTGCCGATGCGCAGGTTCTGTTTGATACCGTGGAAGACGATGAATTGCTCGATCCCGGCGTCTCCTCCGGCCGGCTGCTTTACCGGCTCTTCCATGAGGATGGCGTGCGCCTGCAGCCTGGCAAACCGGTTGTGAAACGCTGTACGTGCGAGCGTGAGCGGCTGGCGCGCATCCTTGCCGGTTTCCCGCCCGAAGACCGTGACGAGATGGTCAAAGACGGCGCCGTTGTGATGACGTGCGAGTATTGCAATCGCGACTGGCGCTTCACCGAGGCCGAGATCGACGCGGCGGGGTAGGGCCTTCTGGCTACATTACCAGCTCGTTGTCCGATTTGTCCGCCGCGTTCCGGTCACGCGCCACGATGGCGAGGCCGAATGTGAGAATGCCAACCCGTCCGATCAGCATGAGCAGGATGACCATGAGCTTGCCCAGCGCGCTCAGATCCCCGGTCAGTCCCATCGACAAACCAACCGTGCCGAGAGCCGAAATCGCCTCAAACACCACCATTTCAAAGCTGGCGCCTGCCTCGGTGAGAAACAGCACGAACAGGGCGATGGCCAGCACAAGAAAGTAGAATCCGAAGCTGACGCTCGCCTGGTGGACACGGTCTTCGGAAATCTCCCGGCCCATATAGGTTATGGTATCGCGGCGCTTGAACACGCTGCGCATAAGGCCCGCCAGCGCCGCCAGCGTAGTTGATTTCAGGCCGCCCCCCGTTCCTGACGGGGATGCGCCAAAAACCATCAAAACGAACATCACCATCAGCACAGCCATTCCAAGATTGCCAATAGGCACTGTGTTGAACCCCACCGTCGTGCTTGCGGTCATGACCTGGAAGAAGGCGGCCAACAGCCGCTCGGCGGGGTCCAGCGCAGCGATGCTGGGTTCGGCGACAAACAGGATCACCGTGCCGCCTATGGCAAACTTGGCCGTGATCGAGAGGATAACGGTCGACGTGAAGCCCAGCGACTCCCGCTTGCGGGTCAGCCGCTCAAAAAGCGTCGTCATCACTATGAAACCGATAGCACCCAGATAGCTGAGCGCCGATATGGTGAAGACGATCCCTGCATGGC is drawn from Glycocaulis alkaliphilus and contains these coding sequences:
- a CDS encoding TrkH family potassium uptake protein, producing the protein MADSSSSLKRRALRVWAGIWVPVKLFFKKADAAQLLLAGYLFYMLAGWGLLSLPIAQAVPVNALDNLFIASSAVSTTGLVTVDPGSSYTLFGQIIILLLIQLGGIGYMTFGSFLVLSLSHRWTRFRETVTRAAFPLPSDFDAARFIRRVVYFTLGVEAVGALLLWPMFADAGVDNALWSAVFHSVSAFCTAGFSLFPNSFEDFTGHAGIVFTISALSYLGAIGFIVMTTLFERLTRKRESLGFTSTVILSITAKFAIGGTVILFVAEPSIAALDPAERLLAAFFQVMTASTTVGFNTVPIGNLGMAVLMVMFVLMVFGASPSGTGGGLKSTTLAALAGLMRSVFKRRDTITYMGREISEDRVHQASVSFGFYFLVLAIALFVLFLTEAGASFEMVVFEAISALGTVGLSMGLTGDLSALGKLMVILLMLIGRVGILTFGLAIVARDRNAADKSDNELVM